ACGAGCGCGAGCGCGAACTGGCCCATGACGTACTTGCCGACGGAGTCCGTGATCTGGTCGCCGAGGTCGGCGACGCGCGCCCGGCGGGAGGCCGGCACCAGCTGGTAGGCCGCGCGCTTGATGCTCGGCAGCGACGCCGTGAAGTAGATGGTGAGGATGATGACGATGATCGCGCCGAAGATGCCCTGCACGATGCCGATCCCGGTCTGCAGCACCTTGGAGGTGATGTCCGGCAGGTTCTGCTGCAGCCACTGCGTGACGGCGTTGATGTTCGAGTCGTTGATGACGCCCGGGAACTGGTGCTGGAGGCTGAGGAACCACTTCTCGGCGTCGCCGTCATTCACCCAGTTGATGGTGTTCTGGACCAGCTGGCTGGCCTGGTCGACCGCGACCGGGACGATCGCCCAGACCAGGGCGACGAACGCGCCGAGGATGACGACGAGCGTGACGATCAGCGCCAGCCAGCGCGGGAACCGGCGCCGTTCGAGGAAGGCGATCAGCGGCTCGATGCCGAGCGCGAGGAAGAGCGCGGCGCCGATGTAGGTGATGATCGTCGACAGGCTGACGATCGACGTCAGGATGAGGATGCCGAGCCCGACTCCGAGGGTGCCGATCAGGCCGAGACGGAACGGGTTCTGGATCTTCATCGGTGCCCCCTGTGCCAGTGCGCCCTCGCGCGGTATGCGCCGGAGCGCGTGGTCGGTCGTCAGTCCTCGGTCGCGGTCACCTTCTCGGCCTGCTGGAGCACTCCGCGCAGGTTCTCGAAGTAGCCGGCGACGGCCTCACGCTCAAT
The sequence above is a segment of the Leifsonia williamsii genome. Coding sequences within it:
- a CDS encoding AI-2E family transporter; this encodes MKIQNPFRLGLIGTLGVGLGILILTSIVSLSTIITYIGAALFLALGIEPLIAFLERRRFPRWLALIVTLVVILGAFVALVWAIVPVAVDQASQLVQNTINWVNDGDAEKWFLSLQHQFPGVINDSNINAVTQWLQQNLPDITSKVLQTGIGIVQGIFGAIIVIILTIYFTASLPSIKRAAYQLVPASRRARVADLGDQITDSVGKYVMGQFALALVNGLLSAIFLTVIGAKFPILLASIAFFFSLIPLVGTITGSVIIVAVCFLSGPPTAIAAAIYYLVYMQVEAYVLSPRIMNRAVSVPGALVVVAALAGGTLLGILGALVAIPFAAAILLIVKQVVIPRQNEL